The DNA sequence GACTTGAAAATGTTATATTTGACCCTGGGAGTTTATATTGAAGGAGTTGAGTTGAATTACTTATATTTCCAGCATTTATAGTTcagatatgcttctttcaactgTATAAGTTTCATTCCCATCACTAACTATCTATACAGTCAACCATGCCCCCGAAGTAGGGGGTCCGGTGGGGGGTTTCTCACCtgtgaccattttcagatggcaatatgtcaaagaataaatggttatttagaatgaatttgcatctgcttacagtatcttcctcaAGTAACAAATGTAGAAGAATATTGGCtgtaggtgtggtggtgaccccacagcttggggtcagaatccgaaaaaagtgtctggggttgaaccaaaaactgatttttgcaggtctataactttgaagtgcttccccttAATTTAATGCCAGATActgaaagagcaggggaaagtatgccaggagagcaattttcagctcccTAGCATGCGTAGAAATGaagatatggtctcctgaaaacccttacaaattatatgtgcgattcgcgagtgcaaaaaaggggcgtggcacccaaatttgaaagggccataacttaggactgcatctgaatttttcaataaaacttggggaattttcagtgttctctataagaaccaaaataccaagttttcatcaaaatcaggaatgatgcccatggagcccctggttgatttggcacggactgagcCAAAAACATCGTCTGGGCCAAAGAGTCTATGAGCAGCTCAGTAGCAGCAGTTGTGAACAGGGACGACTTATTGGGTTTTCTAATTTTAAGGTTTTGGTTATCTGTGTGGAGCTGTTGAACAGTCATGTGATTTCCACAAGGCTGTTTGTGGTTTACTGCTGTACACATCTTTTATAGCGTGATGGAAACGATCAGATGTTTGACCGGCTGTGTTATTTTGTCAGACAACGGCTGCTGTACATGCAAAACTTTATAGGAGAGTAAAATGGTTTGTAGTTAACTGGCAAAAGCTCTTAATTAACTATTTGCTGTTCATGTAAGAAAATAGCAGGCAAGATCTCCTTAGACAGTGCTGAATCAGGTGTTTTGGATGTTTTCCGTGTTGTAATAGAACAGAAAGTCATCGTGAAAGTGTACCCCTTGATAGCATTAAGCAAGTAGTGAGCAGTAGTTTGTCCAGGTTAATTCCCAGAGATTTAACAACATGAAGAAATATTCCTGGTAATGATGTTTGAAAACCGCATCTCCTAAAGCAAATCGGCGTCCCCCCCATTCCCGATAGTCTTTCTCTTCAGGTCACTTGTGTGTTATTTGTGCCCCGAAACTGTGAGGCCGGCTGGTAGAGTCCTGGGTCATATGACCTTGAGATTCGCTAGTATGTGTGAAAACTCCACAAAATAGCAGTGTGAATTAACagcagtgtttttgtgtgcgtgtgccgacactgaactggcatcccatgcggcATGAACCCCTGCCTTATGGCCTGTGCTACCTGACAGGCTGCGTCGCAACCCTGAGCAggttaagtggttggaagatgcatGGATGGTTTAATGTTCTGCGGAACGTTTTATCCAGAGTTTATCCAAACTTCATTAACCTAATTATATAAAGTCACAGCATGTTTTTATGGTTGAAGTTGAATTAAGTTAGTGTCCTTGAACATTTGTGTCCCTTTCCCGGCGGCCCCAGCAAAGGACCAGCCCCCCGTGGAGGTGACTCTATGTGGGAGGACTTGGGACATGGATGTCTGGGGAGACGCAGCAGGCGCGGATCCAGCTTTAGAAGAGGACGTGCTGCAGTCTGCCTTTCCCAGGGATGCGGTAAGCGTGCGGCACTCTTTCCTGGGGGGTTACATGAGGGATTCACAGCATGGCGACCTGGGGGGGGCTTCAGGCCGAGCCAGCGCCTCACGCTGTCACTGATGGCTGGTGTAGGTGATGTACTGGGGGGAGGACGAGCAGGAGCCGACCCTGATGAGGGAGAAGAAGCTGCAGGACTCCTGTCTGACCAGCGTCCCTCCCCCAGGAGGGAACATCTGTGTCCAGGGTAGGTGACCCGGATGGCCCTAAATACTGCGTGTGATGCGTCATGAGTCAGAAATAACTaactgctaaataaaaatggaaatgttagcttttgtttgtctgttattgttgttgtatATTTTAATGAAAGTTTATTGAAAATCATTACTAATTATGTTCATATTGTTTTGTGAGATAGATTTATTTAAATACACTAACCACATTTTTATTGGGCTATATTAATTATCAATTTCAGGTGAAATTGTATTAAGCTGTTTGTGATCCTGATCCCCACACAGGGACAGACGCTCAGGAGAGACTTCACACTGCACATGGCTTCAGTGATACGGGGACTCAGGGTGCAGGCGACTGCCCCGCTTCAGAAAGATCCCGGGAAACGGGGCTTCAGGATCCTTATACCCACCCCTGTACTGAGACATCCCCTCCAGCAGGGGGCTCTGCTGTCAGCCGGTCCGCTAAAGGTTTAGCTGAGCAGAAACCCGAAGCTGACGTGCTGACTTTAGTGGTGGTTAAAGAGGAAGCTGAGATGCAGCCTGTGTGCAGTGAGGAGGCTGCGATAGAGGGGCTTCACGCGAAACCTGGGCAGAGCAGCGGAAGGCCGTGTGACGTCAAGGCGGAGGGCTGGGGCTCACAGCAGCATCGGCCATTAGACAGACAAGACAGGGAGAAGCTCCCTGTGGAAGCGAGTGCAGGGAGAGAGCATGCAAACAGCAGTAAGCTCAGTATCACAAAGACTCAaagtaagcctgtcacaaccaaaACTACATCAAGCGGTGCAGACGAGGA is a window from the Brienomyrus brachyistius isolate T26 chromosome 8, BBRACH_0.4, whole genome shotgun sequence genome containing:
- the LOC125747643 gene encoding zinc finger protein 263-like; this encodes MSTSVAFRGQLTSIMEILSKTAVAEIIKLVDESCAVLRSEMSRSRSENEALRVKLKLMEGELSRRPKRPDSPQDQCVELHSTVRVLDEEEKAKDQPPVEVTLCGRTWDMDVWGDAAGADPALEEDVLQSAFPRDAVMYWGEDEQEPTLMREKKLQDSCLTSVPPPGGNICVQGTDAQERLHTAHGFSDTGTQGAGDCPASERSRETGLQDPYTHPCTETSPPAGGSAVSRSAKGLAEQKPEADVLTLVVVKEEAEMQPVCSEEAAIEGLHAKPGQSSGRPCDVKAEGWGSQQHRPLDRQDREKLPVEASAGREHANSSKLSITKTQSKPVTTKTTSSGADEEESTAHLNNLFVHFEHQTGKKLFSCTMCGKSFSHRNNLYRHQRIHTGEKPYSCIHCGKHFAHQSNLYEHLRIHTGEKPYRCGVCSKCFTQQSNLKRHQRIHTGERPFGCTQCGKSFTRHFYLKIHQQAHTREKQDGFVKFGRSWHF